The sequence CGCGGACATCGCCGACTTCGACCCCGCAAGCCTGCGCGGCACCCTGCTGGGCGCGGCCCGTCAGGCGGGCGAGGTGGTGCTGCACTCCATTACCGCCGGGGTGGGCAATGCCGTGTACCTGTTCGGCCACTTTCTGCTGATGCTGTTCATCCTGTACTTTCTGCTGCGCGACGGGCGGCAGATGATGGCCTTTGTCAAGCGCGTCTCGCCGCTGGCCCACACGCAGGAGGATCGCCTGCTGTCCGCCCTGCGCGGCGTGGCCCGCTCGGTGTTCATGGGCGGGGTGCTGGTGGCCGTGTTCCAGGGCGTCATCGGCGCAGTGGGTTTTGCCTTGGTGGGCCTGCCCGCGTTGTTCTGGGGCTTCGCCATGTCCTTCGCGGCCATGATCCCCGTGGTGGGCACCGCGCTGATCTGGGCGCCCGCCACGGCCTACCTGTACCTGTCGGGCGAGACGTGGCGGGCGGTGTTCCTGCTGGGGTGGTGCGCGGTGCTGGTCTCCAGTTCCGACGGCCTGCTGCGCGCGTGGTTCATGAGGGAGGGCGCGGGCATTCCCATGCTTTACCTGTTCCTGGCCATCCTGGGTGGGCTGAACATGTTCGGCATCCTGGGGTTGCTGTACGGGCCGCTGCTGCTCACCTTCGCCATGGTGGCCCTGACCATGTACGCCGAGGTGGCGGCGGAGATGGCCCCCAAGGATGCCGGGGCAGTGCGCTAGGCCGACCACGCGTTTTACCCCCCCAAAAAAAACGAAAGGCCCCCGCCGCACGGGGGCCTTTTTCGTTCAGGGGGAAGATGCCGGGCGGGTGCACACCCATTTCTTCCCGTGCGGGAATGGCCCGCGAAATTCAGTGCAGCGACGGGCTTATGGACGAGCCCAGCGCCGGGTTCAGCAACAGGCCCAGCAACGGGGCGGCCAGCACGTTGACCAGCCCCGCCAGGATCATCACCAGACTGGCGATGGCGCCTTCCTCGTCGCCTACGCGGCGGGCCTGTGCTACGCCCGCGCCGTGCGCGCCCATGCCCAGCAGCGCCCCGCGCGCAAGGCTGGTGCGCAAGGGCAGCCGCGCCAGCAGCAGTTGGCCCAGCGCCGCGCCGAATACGCCCGTAAGCACCACGAATACCGCCGTCATGTCCGGCACACCTCCAAGGCTGCCCGAAACGGTCATGGCGAAGGGCGTGCTGATGGAGCGCGGCAGCAGGCTTTGCCGCATGGCACCCGAAACACCGAGCAGGGTGGCCAGACCCCAGGCCGAGAGCATGGCCAGGCTGCTGCCCGTGGCGACTCCCGCCAGCAGCACCGGCCAGTGGCGGCGGATCAGCGCGCGCTGCTCGAAGATGGGCAGGGCGAAGGCCACGGTCACCGGGCCCAGCATGACCATCAGCCAGTGGGTGGAGCGGATGTAGTCGCTGTAGGTGGCATGCAGGGCGATGGCCAGCGCCAGCAGCAGCAACGGCGCAAGGCACAGGGGTGATGTCCACCAGCGGCCCATGCGGGCGTGGACCCATCGGGCCACGAGGTACAGGGCGATGGTGGATGCCGACCAGAACAGGCCGGAAAGCAGGGGCAGGGCGGCAGGGTAAAGGTTCATGGCATTGCTCACGAAGGGTGCCGGGCCGAACCGGACAGGGTTGCGCAGGTATG comes from Nitratidesulfovibrio sp. and encodes:
- a CDS encoding AI-2E family transporter, with the protein product MPPTPSGDGHAAPTRVWLALLAVVAVGIGWLLARPFIHTLAVAIVVAALAAPLQERIARRVRQPDLAAASTILTLLLGVAAPLAVFVAALIPQARALARAAMAFYAASGNGAGEATAGAAAGVASGAATAAGSLPAPVELGLARLHELSVWFTQTLADFGIDAADIADFDPASLRGTLLGAARQAGEVVLHSITAGVGNAVYLFGHFLLMLFILYFLLRDGRQMMAFVKRVSPLAHTQEDRLLSALRGVARSVFMGGVLVAVFQGVIGAVGFALVGLPALFWGFAMSFAAMIPVVGTALIWAPATAYLYLSGETWRAVFLLGWCAVLVSSSDGLLRAWFMREGAGIPMLYLFLAILGGLNMFGILGLLYGPLLLTFAMVALTMYAEVAAEMAPKDAGAVR
- a CDS encoding LrgB family protein, which translates into the protein MNLYPAALPLLSGLFWSASTIALYLVARWVHARMGRWWTSPLCLAPLLLLALAIALHATYSDYIRSTHWLMVMLGPVTVAFALPIFEQRALIRRHWPVLLAGVATGSSLAMLSAWGLATLLGVSGAMRQSLLPRSISTPFAMTVSGSLGGVPDMTAVFVVLTGVFGAALGQLLLARLPLRTSLARGALLGMGAHGAGVAQARRVGDEEGAIASLVMILAGLVNVLAAPLLGLLLNPALGSSISPSLH